The Manihot esculenta cultivar AM560-2 chromosome 1, M.esculenta_v8, whole genome shotgun sequence genome has a window encoding:
- the LOC110621871 gene encoding rho GTPase-activating protein 2 → MTGIVMVTKGGGCAGGVTRAKGTRGSEHDQNQLSMMAILLEAVRKSLVSCRFEEREDGIPTVNHMEIGWPTNVQHISHVTFDRFNGFLGLPVEFEVEIPCRVPSASASVFGVSAESMQCTFDTKGNSVPTILLLMQERLYSQGGLKAEGIFRINPENGQEEHVRDQLNRGIVPNDIDVHCLAGLIKAWFRELPSGVLDGLSPEQVLQCNTEEECVELVKQLKATETALLNWAIDLMADVVQEEDSNKMNARNIAMVFAPNMTQMSDPLTALMHAVQVMNLLKTLITKTLREREETVTGGHSPMSSQSSGQQTDEDFDSQQETDTSCELRKAPLDRHKEDHAHYSPHNDDEVESLSDVEDCFLRHLDKNRSDRDIFFQQSPGDLSKEFSSPRTCSGFKMESDISFTDSKSESSSSATSDGEESRASMRGIGQEINKRSPSKAYKNSDDVKMVDSRLSSF, encoded by the exons ATGACTGGCATTGTCATGGTGACCAAAGGAGGTGGCTGCGCTGGTGGGGTTACGAGAGCCAAGGGTACAAGAGGGAGCGAACACGACCAGAACCAGCTGTCAATGATGGCGATTCTCTTGGAAGCTGTAAGGAAGTCGTTGGTGTCTTGCCGTTTTGAGGAGAGAGAAGATGGAATTCCTACTGTTAATCATATGGAGATTGGCTGGCCTACGAATGTTCAGCATATTTCACATGTCACGTTCGATCGCTTCAACGGTTTTTTGGGTTTGCCTGTGGAGTTCGAAGTCGAGATCCCGTGTCGGGTCCCGAGTGCTAG TGCTAGTGTGTTCGGTGTCTCAGCAGAATCAATGCAATGTACTTTTGATACCAAAGGGAACAGTGTCCCAACAATTCTCTTGCTAATGCAGGAGAGGCTATACTCACAGGGAGGTCTGAAG GCAGAAGGGATTTTTCGCATAAACCCAGAGAACGGCCAAGAGGAGCACGTAAGGGACCAGCTGAATAGGGGCATTGTGCCTAACGATATTGATGTACATTGCTTGGCAGGTCTTATAAAAGCCTGGTTTAGAGAGCTTCCTTCAGGagtgctggatgggctttcccctgAACAAGTTCTTCAATGTAACACCGAAGAAGAATGTGTTGAGCTTGTGAAGCAGCTAAAGGCAACAGAAACTGCGTTGCTCAATTGGGCGATTGACCTCATGGCTGATGTTGTCCAGGAAGAAGATTCCAACAAAATGAATGCCAGAAATATAGCAATGGTTTTTGCTCCAAACATGACTCAG ATGTCTGATCCGTTGACGGCGCTGATGCATGCTGTACAAGTAATGAACTTGCTTAAGACTCTGATCACAAAAACACTAAGAGAACGTGAAGAAACTGTAACAGGAGGACATTCACCCATGTCGTCTCAATCATCTGGTCAACAAACTGATGAGGATTTCGATAGCCAGCAAGAGACGGATACCAGCTGTGAACTGAGAAAGGCACCATTGGATCGCCATAAAGAAGATCATGCCCATTATAGTCCTCATAATGATGATGAAGTTGAGTCATTGAGTGATGTAGAAGATTGCTTTTTGAGGCATTTGGATAAGAACAGAAGTGATCGCGACATATTCTTTCAGCAATCGCCGGGTGATTTATCTAAAGAATTTTCGAGTCCCAGAACTTGCTCAGGGTTTAAAATGGAATCTGATATCTCATTTACTGATAGCAAAAGTGAAAGTTCCAGTTCAGCTACAAGTGACGGAGAAGAGTCCAGGGCAAGTATGAGAGGTATAGGCCAAGAAATTAACAAAAGAAGCCCATCAAAAGCATACAAGAACTCTGATGATGTGAAGATGGTTGACAGTCGATTGTCTAGTTTTTAG
- the LOC110621882 gene encoding uncharacterized protein LOC110621882, protein MQRKSEVSQTVKLMESFWSFYSKQMDTKKDVDLSSFLLVEASGDSESDFDPNSAIKDHVDDDAQSCSCDVSDYYSRVTEVQQESVHGVDDHHKEVGKEQEDEVHGYQEWANGLTVNQKSCVSVESTNESMNEMEKNRLFWETCLAS, encoded by the coding sequence ATGCAAAGAAAATCAGAAGTCTCTCAAACTGTTAAACTCATGGAGAGCTTCTGGTCTTTCTATTCCAAACAAATGGACACCAAGAAAGATGTGGATCTCTCTTCTTTCTTACTCGTTGAAGCCTCTGGTGATTCTGAGAGTGATTTTGATCCCAACTCAGCCATTAAAGATCATGTTGATGATGATGCACAATCATGCAGCTGCGATGTGTCGGATTACTATTCTCGTGTTACTGAAGTTCAACAAGAATCTGTTCATGGAGTTGATGATCATCATAAGGAGGTGGGAAAGGAGCAGGAAGACGAGGTTCATGGTTATCAAGAATGGGCTAATGGGTTAACAGTGAATCAGAAATCATGTGTTTCTGTTGAGTCGACCAATGAATCCATGAATGAGATGGAGAAGAACAGGCTCTTCTGGGAGACTTGCTTGGCTTCCTAA